A genomic window from Antedon mediterranea chromosome 4, ecAntMedi1.1, whole genome shotgun sequence includes:
- the LOC140047243 gene encoding short transient receptor potential channel 4-like produces the protein MIVLKYGRGSSEGKYQDRAFGRTSSNDYRSLVNMQDFMDSEVDDAVEARSISSCPRVRIIDIAGMEKLFLAAAEKGDKKAILYALDNAPDLNINCVDREGRSALIIAINNGNSDIIKVLLEHGIQLGDSLLRSVDEQFTLGVQLICEHIKRKNLPEYLNCRALNGDFHPDVTPIVLAAHHNNYDIIRNLLEYGVRIDDPEDYAFHTEVNTLQNCLGTLNIYKGLASPAYISLTSSDPINTAFERCVQLRKLSEKNHEFSAEFRDLAEKCEQFAADILGHIRDSKEQKCILNHDPWGEELEDMTNSVAPYKVKIAINFEQRKFVAHPHCQQCLTQIWYEDLPAWFDYHWSASLAFTVLIALFFPVLCTAYAIYPYGQIRSFMRVPYVQFVCHSSSNVLFLLLLGMQSMPNNDQVDEMTPTPTLWEWCIVAWVIGLTWVEIKEIWYYGLRYTKDRWNLMDFVMLSLYWGAIVLRVVIHFQNTEDIIIPTNATIVTDTATASFLGTTDDFDYTSSGGTTLTTPYMTDNPLEVIQDKIDDLNKQVESLKNDQSEFNRGVNSSLYEMDVMLKTLDEKIDELSESVKSLSTSDTSSGGSTSIGRRNKGGNKETAKQIQAEGRAKWEAFNPILVSEALFAIAKVLSLLRPICLTVMNRHVGPMQISLGGMMLDILKFLLIFSFVWFAFSIGMYQLYWYYSDQDLLSCSGSGSDGCFSPFKTLLNTMATLFWALFGLPDVDILRLHRDVNHEFTESVATLLYAAYHIIAIVVLLNVLIAMMSSTYTRVEEDADMQWKFSRSKLWMSYFEGRGTVPPPFNVIPTLKTGWYIVNYIREKVCMQKARKKKMERNKVFMEEKQRVYQEIIGKLVSRYIFDAKRDDDEGNQDQWINQLKEDISSFKYEMFEALTEMDSRMKDMETQIREGSNSDDRVIGTGFYHAMQDVIKPLSRPDSLQSVQSGVSDACAIISKDLKDSKTPLWADGEFGEMLTPLAIHRKKVKPKSPSMPANIGGFQIPEEWERFEPIRFIDDEYEAHLKSTYRHSSSKRRRHSVNNINHNSVRANNTRNSKKMNHTSRV, from the exons ATGATAGTATTAAAATACGGTAGAGGATCATCGGAAGGAAAATATCAAGACAGAGCTTTTGGACGGACTTCTTCAAATGACTACAGAAG tTTGGTGAATATGCAGGATTTTATGGATTCCGAGGTTGATGATGCGGTGGAGGCACGGAGTATCAGCTCATGTCCGAGGGTACGCATTATCGACATTGCAGGAATGGAAAAGCTATTTTTAGCCGCGGCTGAGAAAGGGGACAAGAAAGCGATTCTATATGCGTTGGATAATGCTCCTGATTTGAACATCAACTGTGTGGACAGAGAGGGTCGCAGTGCTCTCATCATTGCAATCAACAATGGCAATTCTG ATATCATCAAAGTGCTTTTGGAACACGGTATCCAGTTGGGGGATTCCTTGCTACGATCAGTGGACGAGCAGTTTACTCTAGGCGTACAGCTTATATGCGAACATATCAAGAGAAAGAATTTACCg GAATACCTCAATTGTCGGGCACTAAATGGCGACTTCCATCCAGACGTCACTCCAATAGTACTAGCTGCGCATCATAACAACTATGACATCATACGAAATCTTCTAGAATACGGTGTTCGTATTGATGACCCGGAAGATTATGCATTCCACACAGAAGTCAACACATTACAAAATTGCCTTGGGACGTTGAATATCTATAAAGGACTTGCTAGTCCTGCTTATATTTCATTAACTAGCTCAGATCCAATCAACACAGCTTTCGAGAGGTGTGTCCAACTTCGGAAACTATCGGAGAAGAATCATGAATTCTCCGCCGAGTTCCGTGACCTAGCGGAAAAATGTGAACAGTTTGCTGCCGATATTTTAGGACATATTCGGGACTCTAAAGAACAGAAATGTATTTTGAATCATGACCCTTGGGGCGAAGAACTCGAGGACATGACCAATTCAGTTGCCccatataaagtaaaaatagCTATTAACTTTGAACAAAGAAAG TTCGTTGCTCATCCTCATTGTCAGCAATGTCTTACACAAATTTGGTACGAAGATTTACCAGCCTGGTTCGACTACCATTGGTCTGCTTCTCTCGCATTTACAGTATTAATAGCTCTGTTCTTCCCTGTCCTTTGTACCGCTTATGCTATTTATCCGTATGGTCAAATTAGAAGTTTTATGCGAGTTCCTTATGTTCAGTTTGTTTGTCACTCGTCATCAAATGTACTTTTTTTGCTCTTACTCGGAATGCAATCGATGCCAAATAATGACCAGGTGGACGAAATGACTCCGACGCCAACATTGTGGGAATGGTGTATTGTCGCCTGGGTAATAG gTTTGACATGGGTCGAAATTAAAGAAATTTGGTACTATGGTCTACGTTATACGAAGGACCGTTGGAATCTTATGGATTTCGTCATGTTATCACTCTACTGGGGAGCAATCGTTTTACGTGTTGTTATTCATTTTCAG AATACTGAAGACATTATAATTCCAACGAATGCTACAATAGTGACAGATACAGCCACAGCTTCTTTTCTTGGGACAACAGATGATTTTGATTACACGAGTAGCGGAGGAACCACTTTGACGACTCCATACATGACGGACAATCCACTAGAGGTTATTCAAGACAAGATTGATGATTTAAACAAGCAAGTGGAGAGTCTTAAAAATGATCAGTCAGAATTCAACCGAGGTGTCAACAGCAGTCTTTATGAAATGGACGTAATGTTAAAGACTCTAGATGAAAAGATAGATGAACTTTCAGAAAGCGTCAAATCATTATCAACTAGTGACACATCTTCCGGTGGGTCAACATCTATTGGTCGAAGAAATAAAGGTGGTAATAAAGAAACAGCGAAGCAAATCCAGGCCGAAGGCAGAGCAAAGTGGGAGGCGTTTAATCCAATACTTGTCTCGGAAGCATTGTTTGCAATCGCTAAGGTTCTCAGCTTGCTGAGGCCAATTTGTCTGACGGTAATGAACCGACATGTAGGACCTATGCAGATTTCTCTTGGAGGAATGATGTTAGACATTCTGAAGTTTCTTTTGATTTTTTCGTTTGTTTGGTTTGCTTTCTCTATCGGAATGTATCAATTATATTGGTATTATTCAGATCAAGATCTTCTTTCCTGTTCTGGCTCCGGAAGTGATGGATGTTTTTCACCATTTAAAAC GTTATTAAATACAATGGCAACATTATTTTGGGCGTTATTTGGACTGCCTGACGTTGATATTCTGCGACTGCACCGAGATGTCAATCATGAGTTTACTGAAAGCGTGGCGACATTGCTGTATGCTGCATATCACATCATTGCCATTGTTGTTCTTTTAAATGTACTTATTGCTATGATGAGCAGTACGTATACACGTGTTGAG GAAGATGCTGATATGCAATGGAAATTTTCTAGATCTAAACTTTGGATGAGTTATTTTGAAGGAAGAGGAACGGTACCACCACCTTTCAACGTCATACCAACGCTTAAAACGGGTTGGTATATTGTCAACTATATAAGAGAAAAAGTATGTATGCAAAAAGcaagaaaaaagaaaatg gAACGGAATAAAGTTTTTATGGAGGAAAAGCAGCGAGTTTATCag GAAATTATAGGAAAACTTGTATCGCGTTATATTTTCGACGCGAAACGCGATGACGACGAGGGTAACCAGGATCAATGGATCAACCAATTAAAAGAAGACATCTCAAGCTTCAAATATGAAATGTTTGAAGCTTTAACAGAGATGGACTCTCGAATGAAGGACATGGAGACACAGATACGGGAAGGATCAAATTCTGATGATCGCGTCATTGGTACCGGTTTCTACCATGCCATGCAAGACGTCATCAAGCCTTTAAGTAGACCAGATAGTCTACAATCCGTGCAATCTGGTGTGTCAGATGCTTGTGCCATTATATCCAAAGACCTCAAAGACTCGAAAACTCCATTATGGGCTGATGGTGAGTTTGGCGAGATGCTCACACCTTTAGCAATTCATAGAAAGAAGGTAAAACCAAAGTCTCCATCAATGCCGGCAAATATTGGAGGTTTTCAAATTCCAGAGGAGTGGGAGAGATTCGAACCCATCCGTTTTATAGACGATGAATATGAAGCGCATTTGAAATCAACGTATAGACATTCTTCGTCAAAGCGAAGGAGACACagtgtaaataatattaatcataataGCGTTCGTGCTAATAATACAAGAAATTCTAAAAAGATGAATCACACATCGAGAGTTTAA